CGCCGGCTCGCGCGTCAGCGCGCCGGTTGCCGGCGTGTAGGGCTCGGGCTTCTTCTGCAGCAGCGCGGCGCGGCGCGGCGCGTTCGGCTTCGCGAGGTCCATGCGGATGCCGAGCCGGAGGTGCGTGCCGTCGTCGATCATGAGTTCGGCGTTGGCGCTGACCTTCGGGTTGAGGTCGACCAGCAGCCCGGCCCGCACCGCCGGTGAGCCGATGTCATCGACCGCCACCTGGGCGCCACCGTAGGCCTCGTTGACCGCGTAGCGTGTGCTGCCGATCGGCTGGTAGAGGTTGCGGCGCAACTGCCCCGAGAGCAGCAGCGCCGTGTCGCTGTCGTCGACCCCGCCGCCACTGACGTCGACGTTCGCCAGCGAGAGGCCGAAGTCGGCGTCGGTCTCGGTCATCTGCTGCAGTTCGAAGTAGTAGCGCGTGCCGAGCTCGATGCGGCGTGAGTCGACGTCGACGCCGTTGACGTCGGCCGAAGGCAAGGTGAGCCGCCCGGTGACCGCGACGTTGCTCGCGATCGGCATCGAGCCGTCGAGGTCAAAGCCCGCGAAGTCGTCCGGCTGGTCGACGTAGCCGGCCTGGAAATACTCGTACCGAGCCGCGTGCGGTTTCACCTCGTCGAACAACCCGGCCATCGCCAGGGGCGCCCAGACAGTGCCAAGAACCACAGCCCACGCTGAATGCTTCATAGTGCTCACCCGTGTCACGTTCAGCCCGTAACCGACGGCCGGTCACGGGGCAGTCGAGGTGCGCTAGCACCCTTGAACGGGACCGATCAGCACGACGCAGTCCCGCCACTTGCACTAAGCGTAGTTGCTCCTGGGCGAAGTGACAGGATTCTGTCAGTTCGAAAACGTTAATTTTTCGAACTTTTCGCGCAATTGCCCCGGTGTTTCGATCACATCGGGGTTCACCGGGATGCAATCGACCGGGCAGACGGTCTGGCACTGCGGTTTGTCGAAGTGGCCGACGCACTCGGTACACAGCGAGGGCGTGATCATGTAGTACTCCTCACCCAGGCTGATCGCCTCGTTCGGGCACTCCGGCTCGCACAAGTCGCAGTTGATGCAGTGGTCGGTGATGAACAGCGCCATGGCGGCACTAGCGCCGCCGCGGGCCGTACACGAGGCCGAGCGCCTCGACCACCGGCGGGTCGACGAAGTCGCTGACGTCGCCGCCGTGCAGCGAGATCTCGCGCACCATGCTCGAGGACAGAAAGGCGTACTCCTGACTCGCTGCGATGAAGACGGTTTCGATGTCGGGTGCCATGCGGCGGTTCAGGTGGGCGAGCTGCACTTCGTATTCGAAGTCGCCGATCGCCCGCAGCCCGCGGATCACGATGCGCGACTTCTGCGAGCGCACGAAGTCGACCAGCAGGCCCGAGAACTCGACCACCGAAACGTTGTCGATCGGCGCGAGCACGTCTTCGGCCAGCGCTTTGCGCTCGCCGAGCGAAAACGCCGGATCCTTGCGCTCGCTCGCCGCCACCGCGAGGATCACGTGGTCGAACATCGCCGCAGCCCGCGACGCCACGTCGACATGGCCTCGGGTGATCGGGTCGAATGTGCCGGGGTAGACGGCCAGTGTGCTCATGGTATGCAGTCGCTAACGCTGTCGCAGCGGCACATCATGCCGCAGGCCGTGGCGTCTGAAAACCCACTTGTTCAGGGTGCTGCAGGATCGCTCGCAGACATGCAATAGAGTGCATAGGACGCGTCTCCCGCGCGCCCGCTGCGGTGCCGGTGCCAGCGTTGCGGAAGCGCCACAGCCGCGCTGCCGGTCCGCTGTTCGTGATACACCCAGCCGCCAGGCACCACGCGCGCGTCGACCGCCGCGAGCAGCTCGGCCGACGCCGGATCGTCGAAGGGCGGATCGAGGAAGACGAGGTGCCAGGGGCCATCGTGCGCGGCGAGAAAGGCCTCGGCGTCCACACAGTGGCAACGGAACGTCTCTGCAGCCTGCTCGCCCGCCAGCGTCGCGGTGGCCTCGCCGAGCGCCCGCGCGACGCGCGGGTGGCGGTCGACCAGCGTCACGTGCGCCGCACCGCGCGACGCCGCCTCGATGCCGAGCGCGCCGGAACCGGCGAAGAGGTCGAGGCACCGCGCACCGTGCAACTCTCCCTGCAGCCAATTGAACAGTTGCTCTCGCACCCGGTCGGCGGTGGGCCGCAACCCGGCGACCGCGTCGAAGCCGAGCTGCCGACCGCGCCAGGCGCCCCCGATCACACGGACCCGCCCCGTGCCTCGCGCGCGCTCAGCGGCCACTGCAACTACCCGGGTAATTCATGCACATGCGCGTTAACATACGGTATCGCCCGGTGCCCGCACAACGGCGCACCCCTGCCCCACTCGGACCCCGTGATGAAGCTGTTCAGTTTCCTGCGTTCGCGCAAGCGTGACACCGAACCGTCTGAACAAACCGGCGCCCCGCTTGAGAAGAAACTCGAAAAAACCGGTAGCCGCTTGCGGCTCGGCCTGCTCGATCGCCTGCTTGGCCGCTCGGCGCTCGACGAGGACCTGATCGAGGAACTCGAGACCGAACTGCTGATGGCCGACGTCGGCGTCGAGACCGCCGGCGCGCTGATGACCGACCTGCGCGAACGCGCCAAG
This genomic window from Pseudomonadota bacterium contains:
- a CDS encoding YfhL family 4Fe-4S dicluster ferredoxin, translating into MALFITDHCINCDLCEPECPNEAISLGEEYYMITPSLCTECVGHFDKPQCQTVCPVDCIPVNPDVIETPGQLREKFEKLTFSN
- the coaD gene encoding pantetheine-phosphate adenylyltransferase, which produces MSTLAVYPGTFDPITRGHVDVASRAAAMFDHVILAVAASERKDPAFSLGERKALAEDVLAPIDNVSVVEFSGLLVDFVRSQKSRIVIRGLRAIGDFEYEVQLAHLNRRMAPDIETVFIAASQEYAFLSSSMVREISLHGGDVSDFVDPPVVEALGLVYGPRRR
- the rsmD gene encoding 16S rRNA (guanine(966)-N(2))-methyltransferase RsmD, yielding MAAERARGTGRVRVIGGAWRGRQLGFDAVAGLRPTADRVREQLFNWLQGELHGARCLDLFAGSGALGIEAASRGAAHVTLVDRHPRVARALGEATATLAGEQAAETFRCHCVDAEAFLAAHDGPWHLVFLDPPFDDPASAELLAAVDARVVPGGWVYHEQRTGSAAVALPQRWHRHRSGRAGDASYALYCMSASDPAAP